The following are from one region of the Advenella mimigardefordensis DPN7 genome:
- a CDS encoding MarR family winged helix-turn-helix transcriptional regulator gives MPSEKNVQDTHISEQMKSLHGSLISIVSALNRPKNDEKMIEDAGIRLDRALFTVLVMVERLGPIGVVDLADRSGRDYTTISRQVAKLESMELVRRQPNAQDRRVREAVIAPRGKAMTDRIDAARERMANVIFRDWPKDELEAFVKSMRKFADALDSDPLGGS, from the coding sequence ATGCCATCTGAAAAAAATGTGCAAGATACACATATATCCGAGCAAATGAAATCACTTCATGGCTCTCTGATCAGTATTGTTAGTGCACTGAACCGCCCAAAAAATGATGAAAAGATGATCGAAGATGCTGGAATCCGTCTGGACCGGGCGCTGTTTACCGTGCTCGTTATGGTCGAACGACTGGGGCCAATCGGTGTCGTGGATCTGGCAGACCGTTCGGGGCGTGACTACACCACCATTAGTCGCCAGGTTGCCAAGCTGGAAAGTATGGAGCTTGTGAGGCGCCAGCCAAACGCCCAGGATCGGCGTGTGCGCGAGGCGGTTATCGCGCCCAGGGGGAAGGCGATGACCGATCGCATTGATGCGGCGCGTGAACGCATGGCAAATGTGATTTTCAGAGACTGGCCCAAAGACGAACTGGAGGCATTCGTCAAATCCATGCGAAAGTTTGCCGATGCCCTGGATAGCGACCCGCTGGGCGGTTCTTGA
- a CDS encoding LysR family transcriptional regulator: protein MEPNRLGDITAFVATVKTGSFTTAADMLGLTRSAVGKSVARLETRLHTRLLHRTTRKLSLTDEGKAVYERWRQVLDDLDEIEATMLDRRDQPSGTLRLTSSLSFGQRHILPLLDQFLKQWPEVSADIRFTDRFIDLVEEGFDIAVRIGAPREDSQLLTRTVAWQQFATCASPDYLAKKGVPQHPGDLVQHDTIAFASGEKSIAWRFQTPDGLHLCEAPARLTIDSSEAMRDAALAGFGLVHIPTYITGNDLRAGTLVEVLKPFRPPPEPIRVVYPSKRHLSPRIRAFIDLLIERWQAGVPWEI, encoded by the coding sequence ATGGAACCAAACCGCCTGGGCGATATCACCGCGTTCGTAGCCACGGTAAAAACGGGCAGCTTCACCACTGCGGCCGATATGCTGGGCCTGACCCGCTCGGCCGTCGGCAAAAGCGTGGCGCGCCTTGAAACCCGTCTGCACACCCGCCTGTTACATCGCACCACCCGCAAACTCAGCCTGACCGACGAAGGCAAGGCCGTCTACGAACGCTGGCGCCAGGTGCTGGACGATCTGGACGAAATTGAGGCAACCATGTTGGACCGGCGCGACCAGCCTTCTGGCACTCTGCGCCTGACCTCCTCCCTGTCTTTCGGCCAGCGGCATATACTGCCGTTGCTGGATCAGTTCCTGAAACAGTGGCCCGAAGTAAGCGCAGACATCCGGTTCACCGACCGATTCATCGATCTGGTTGAAGAAGGGTTCGATATCGCCGTTCGCATCGGCGCGCCCAGGGAAGACTCGCAATTGCTCACGCGTACCGTGGCCTGGCAGCAATTTGCCACCTGCGCCTCGCCCGATTATCTGGCAAAAAAAGGGGTGCCACAACACCCCGGCGATCTTGTGCAACACGACACCATCGCCTTCGCCAGTGGAGAAAAATCGATAGCCTGGCGCTTCCAGACACCGGACGGCCTGCATCTTTGCGAAGCACCGGCACGCCTGACCATCGACAGCTCTGAAGCCATGCGCGATGCGGCGCTGGCAGGCTTTGGTCTGGTGCACATTCCCACTTATATTACCGGCAACGACTTGCGTGCCGGCACGCTGGTCGAAGTACTCAAACCCTTCCGCCCGCCCCCCGAGCCGATACGGGTCGTCTATCCCAGCAAACGGCACCTGTCGCCACGTATCCGCGCCTTCATAGACCTGTTGATCGAACGCTGGCAGGCTGGTGTGCCCTGGGAAATCTGA